A portion of the Chlamydia avium 10DC88 genome contains these proteins:
- a CDS encoding histone H1-like protein Hc1: MALKDTAKKMRDLLESIQHDLDKAEKGNKAAAQRVRTDSIKLEKIAKLYRKESIKAEKAGLMKRKPAIKKTAAKKPIKTTAKKTAAKAKPKIRTSAKKAPVKAKGKKGSKSHLLRK, from the coding sequence ATGGCGCTAAAAGATACGGCAAAAAAAATGAGAGATCTGTTGGAAAGTATCCAACATGACTTAGATAAAGCCGAAAAAGGAAATAAAGCAGCGGCTCAGCGAGTTCGTACAGACTCTATCAAATTAGAAAAAATTGCAAAGCTATATCGAAAAGAATCAATCAAAGCTGAAAAAGCTGGTTTGATGAAACGTAAACCTGCAATTAAAAAGACTGCTGCTAAAAAACCAATAAAAACTACTGCTAAAAAAACAGCAGCAAAAGCAAAACCAAAAATAAGGACCTCAGCTAAAAAAGCTCCTGTAAAAGCAAAAGGGAAAAAAGGTTCTAAATCCCATCTCCTAAGAAAATAA